The genomic segment AGGTGACGGCGGCCGGCGAGGCCGCCGGCCGCCATCTCCCGTGCGCGCAGGGCGAGTTCCACCCTCACGGCCCGAGCGCCCAGCGGCGCTCCACAAGGCAAGCGTTCACCCGAGTGAGTGAACGCGAGTCTCCTCGCCGCACGGCATGGGAGCCACGACCGGGCAGGAAGCCGCGTCAGGGAATCGGCACCGCGAGACCTGCTCCCCCTCCGGCCGGACGGCTCCCGAACCGTGGACGCGTGGTCCGTACGCGGCCTTGCGTCTCCCCACAGCGCCAAGGCCATTGGCAGGGTCCCGGACGACCGCCGACTCGGTCCCGCCCGAGGGCATAGGCGCACGGCCGATGAGGGCTGGCACTGTCCGATGCCCGCTCCAACGCCGCCTGCTGTAGGCTCGATTCGCGCTGCGCACCTTCCCGGAGGGTACGGAGCCCGAGTCCATGCTCCCGGTTCGCCGGTCGTGAGGGCGGGTGGTACAGCCACCAACGTGGACCTCACCTCGCGTGAGGGCGGATGCCCGGCAGGGCAGTCCCTGCCATCCACCGCTCACATCCGAGGATTGGTAGCCAATGGACCCTGCCGAGTACAAGCCTGCGCGCCGGAACTGGATCCGTGAGATCTTGACCGGGGTCGCCGTCGGTCTTCTCTCCGACCTCCTGTTGGAGATGCTGGTGGCGGCAGCGCGTCTGCTCGTCTGAGACGGGCGGGTGGCGGGGCCGGAGAACCCCGCCACCCCTCTCCCGCTCAGCGGGCGGCGTCAGAACAGAGTCCAGTCCTCCCTCTGCTTCCGGACACGCTTGATGAGCCGTCGCTTCCGCCCGCGCGACATGCGCGCCTGATGGGGCACGCGCGCCTCCGGTGGAAGGTTCTCCCACGTCGGGCGGAGCCCGTCGATCCGAACATCTCCAACGAGCTTCTTCAAATGGTCACGCGTTTCGTCATCGGTGGAGTAGAGAACCGTGGCACGCGTGGCGCGGGTCAACAGCACGTGATAGGCGTTACGGACGCAGCGTGCGAACTCGTCGTCGCTGAGGCTGCTCGTCCGAACCTTCGGGTCGAGCGATCCGGATACCGCCACCCGCTGCACGCCTGTCTCGGGGTCCTTGCAGCGTTCACCGCGCTGGAACAACCACCGTCCGTCGCGCCAGACCATGTCGTCTCCCATGATCACGCCGCACCAGTCCCATTCGAGACCCTGTGCGGTATAGACGCAGCCGATCTGGTCGAGACCGCCGGGATGTACGGACCAGATGCGGGAGGGCGGCACACTCCGGTTCTCACAGAAGCTGTCACTGTCGGCGTTCCACGGGCGGTGCCAGTCCCCGATCCGCACATCTGCTTCGAGCCGCTTCTCCGGCCCTTGAGGCTTCGTCCAGGGCCAGCAGAAACCCGCGACCATGCGGGCGGTGGCGCCGGCGAGTGCTTCGCTCCGGATGATGTGCTCCAATTCCGCCGGGCTGTCGGCGACTTCCACGTGCATCAGACCGTCCGGCGTCCAGCCCTCCGGTTCCTCCGCCGAGATGCCCAGCATCTGCCGTACCCATCGGACATAGGCTTCGCTGCCGCCACATCTGAACTGTTCCCAGAGCTGGTAGCGGACGAGAGTGGCGCCGAGGCGCGCTGCCGCGTCTTCGATCAATCCGGCCGTGCCCACCTCGTTCGGTCTGACGGACTGGCTTTCGTCCAGGAAGAACACCGTCAGACGTGCGGCCTGGATCAGCTCTTCCACCTGAGGCCGGGTCCCCTGCTTCTCGGGTGGCCAGAAGCGACTGGTGGACCGGTCCCGCAGCCGGTGCGCCTCATCGCAGATCAGCCCGTCCAGCGGAGGGTCGGGAGGGGTGACGAAACTGCTGAAGTAGGTGAAGCTCTCCCGGAATTCCGAATCTCCGTAGCCGACGTGGTGCTGCATCGCTCCGTTGAAGGCCCGGGAGCCGCTTGCGTATTTGACCGTGCGTCCTGCGGCTTCGAACTCTGCCTTGAGCTGGAGGCCGATAGCACTCTTTCCGCTGCCGGCACCGCCCGTCACCAGAAAGACCGCGCGCCGTGGGTCCGGGACCAGAGCACCTTGATCCGGGTCCCCCAGGATCTGGGAGGCTGTACGGAGGACGTCATCAGCGACAACTTTTTGCCGTCCCCTCAGGGTGAAGACCGTGTCCTCTCCACGGGATGTGATCATCGCATCGAGGAGTGGCGTGTTGCGCAGGTTCATCCTCTGCAGAAGCACCTCGGCCGCGGAGTCCGCTCCGTCCTTGGCGAACTGCTCCCGCAGGTCTTTCAGCAGCCTCTGCCGGCTGTCCTGCGTGTAGGTCCGCGCGTAGGCCCCGGTGGGCGCACCGGGGCCGAGTAACGGCCGGACCGATGCGTCCGTGGCCTTGTGCAGATAGGCGAAGCCTCCGCACTCGTAGGGAAGCCCGGCCAGCGGTCCGTCGTCACCGGTGAAGGCTCTGTAGTACTCGTACAACTGCAGAGCCGGGTGTTTCTGCGGTTTCATGCCCGGCACGTGTACAAGTTCGGCCGTGGCCGCTTCCACCCTGGTCGCTGTCGACCAACGCTTCAGTTCGACAAGCTGGACCGATAAACGTCTGTCGCCAGGCCGCATGCCGATCAGGACGACGTCGATGAGACGCGGACCGCCCTGACGGTTCAGCTCGTCGACGGT from the Streptomyces xinghaiensis S187 genome contains:
- a CDS encoding DUF6408 family protein produces the protein MDPAEYKPARRNWIREILTGVAVGLLSDLLLEMLVAAARLLV
- a CDS encoding DUF2075 domain-containing protein, with the protein product MLLLKLSAKDLLTLDHRHRMVPHLAARYRHFRGQDASLGERTAWADSVVELARDLEAAGRGNVEMIVECAATVDELNRQGGPRLIDVVLIGMRPGDRRLSVQLVELKRWSTATRVEAATAELVHVPGMKPQKHPALQLYEYYRAFTGDDGPLAGLPYECGGFAYLHKATDASVRPLLGPGAPTGAYARTYTQDSRQRLLKDLREQFAKDGADSAAEVLLQRMNLRNTPLLDAMITSRGEDTVFTLRGRQKVVADDVLRTASQILGDPDQGALVPDPRRAVFLVTGGAGSGKSAIGLQLKAEFEAAGRTVKYASGSRAFNGAMQHHVGYGDSEFRESFTYFSSFVTPPDPPLDGLICDEAHRLRDRSTSRFWPPEKQGTRPQVEELIQAARLTVFFLDESQSVRPNEVGTAGLIEDAAARLGATLVRYQLWEQFRCGGSEAYVRWVRQMLGISAEEPEGWTPDGLMHVEVADSPAELEHIIRSEALAGATARMVAGFCWPWTKPQGPEKRLEADVRIGDWHRPWNADSDSFCENRSVPPSRIWSVHPGGLDQIGCVYTAQGLEWDWCGVIMGDDMVWRDGRWLFQRGERCKDPETGVQRVAVSGSLDPKVRTSSLSDDEFARCVRNAYHVLLTRATRATVLYSTDDETRDHLKKLVGDVRIDGLRPTWENLPPEARVPHQARMSRGRKRRLIKRVRKQREDWTLF